In Capricornis sumatraensis isolate serow.1 chromosome 16, serow.2, whole genome shotgun sequence, a genomic segment contains:
- the LOC138093053 gene encoding olfactory receptor 5AK2-like, translating into MEQNNGTRVTEFLLLGFAGQRTSWHVLFTVFLVIYAATLVGNIGMILLIKTDSSLHTPMYFFLQNLAFVDLCYASAITPKMLQNFAGTKQSISFVGCLVQLLVYGAFITSDSYILAAMAVDRYVAICDPLHYPALMSWRVCIQLLIGSYLMGFLNASVNVGFTFSLDFCKSNKINHFFCDEPPILALSCSDTYFNVMVLAAFVGFNLTFTVSVVIFSYVFILAAILKIASAAGRKKAFSTCASHLTTVTIFCGTLSYMYLHHRTAKSQEQEKMASVFYGVVIPMLNPLIYSLRNQEVREALKGIGKKYFRFNP; encoded by the coding sequence GCTGGTCAGCGCACATCTTGGCACGTCCTCTTCACAGTATTTCTGGTGATCTATGCAGCCACCCTGGTGGGTAACATTGGCATGATCCTGCTCATCAAGACTGACTCTTCCcttcacacccccatgtactttttcctccAAAATTTGGCTTTTGTTGATCTTTGTTATGCCTCTGCTATCACGCCCAAAATGTTGCAGAATTTTGCGGGCACAAAACAATCCATCTCATTCGTGGGATGTTTGGTGCAGTTACTGGTCTATGGGGCTTTTATAACAAGCGACAGCTACATCCTGGCGGCGATGGCAGTGGACCGTTACGTGGCCATCTGCGACCCTCTTCACTACCCAGCACTCATGTCCTGGAGGGTCTGCATTCAACTCTTGATTGGTTCCTACTTAATGGGTTTCCTAAATGCCTCTGTAAATGTAGGTTTTACTTTCTCACTGGACTTTTGCAAATCCAATAAAATTAACCACTTTTTCTGTGATGAGCCCCCAATTCTGGCCCTCTCATGCTCCGACACTTATTTCAACGTCATGGTGCTAGCAGCCTTTGTGGGGTTTAACTTGACGTTCACCGTGTCCGTCGTCATCTTTTCCTACGTGTTTATCTTGGCTGCCATCCTGAAGATCGCTTCTGCTGCAGGGCGGAAgaaagccttctccacctgtgccTCCCACCTGACCACTGTCACCATCTTCTGTGGGACGCTCTCTTACATGTATCTGCACCATCGCACCGCAAAGTCTCAAGAGCAAGAAAAAATGGCTTCTGTGTTTTATGGGGTTGTGATCCCCATGTTAAACCCCCTCATCTACAGCCTGAGGAACCAAGAGGTGAGAGAAGCCCTAAAAGGGATAGGAAAAAAATACTTCAGGTTTAATCCTTGA